A portion of the Stigmatella aurantiaca DW4/3-1 genome contains these proteins:
- a CDS encoding protein kinase domain-containing protein: MSGRQIGNRYLLERRIADGGMGTIWVALDAQLQRRVALKLMAMGLPASAQARSQFEQEARAVAQLQSPHVVQVHDYGVDGDTPYIVMELLEGEDLEARLERQGRLPSSAVATLLQQVARALAAAHAAGIVHHDLKPANLFLARVDSQEVVKVLDFGLARLSAEAQAAEAPPAKVMGTPRYMSPEQLRGEPTADPRSDVWSLAVVAYRALTGRLPFSADIVAELRRGAPVQVEPPSQVLPELGKGLDAFFAQALAEVPARRFQSALELSAAFSSRAEARRRAAKVLVIDDEPSMEVLMRQRFRKQIREAHYEFIFAVDGLDGLEKLRENPDTDVVLSDINMPKMDGLTFLSRVSEVNPLVKVVIVSAYSDMDNIRVVMNRGAFDFLVKPIDFADLEATLTKALRHVTELRQMVQSAEENQLLRLFVHHSLLERVLPLLPGHSMAMGEKDQATVAFLDVPGFTALAHQERPETALQRLNAIFEVLVPELTGRGGMVDKFVGDAVMVVFRGQDHLLRALEACLSARRRLREMAFRHGDQSAYAQGVCMGLDSGEVLCGSVGARRLGRLDYTVIGEAANTAARLASLASKDQLLITDTLRQRLDESFECLRIEGRSLPGAAQVPLHDVLGRQRERLPNVGETSTVEVKTPAEAHESGALAAQVAKAG; encoded by the coding sequence ATGTCTGGACGCCAGATCGGCAACAGGTACCTCTTGGAGAGGAGGATCGCCGACGGCGGGATGGGCACCATTTGGGTGGCTCTCGACGCACAGCTGCAGCGCCGCGTGGCGCTCAAGCTGATGGCGATGGGCCTCCCGGCCTCGGCCCAGGCCCGCTCCCAGTTCGAACAGGAAGCCCGGGCCGTTGCCCAGCTCCAGAGCCCGCACGTCGTCCAAGTGCACGACTACGGGGTGGACGGGGACACGCCCTACATCGTGATGGAGCTGCTCGAGGGCGAGGACCTGGAGGCGCGCCTGGAGCGGCAGGGCCGGCTCCCCTCCTCCGCGGTCGCCACGCTGTTGCAGCAGGTGGCGCGGGCGCTGGCCGCCGCCCACGCGGCCGGCATCGTCCACCACGACCTCAAGCCCGCCAACCTCTTTCTGGCCCGGGTGGACTCGCAGGAGGTGGTGAAGGTGCTCGACTTCGGGCTGGCCCGGCTGAGCGCCGAGGCCCAGGCCGCCGAGGCGCCGCCCGCGAAGGTCATGGGCACCCCCCGCTACATGAGCCCCGAGCAGCTGCGGGGCGAGCCCACCGCGGACCCCCGGAGCGACGTGTGGTCGCTCGCGGTGGTGGCCTACCGGGCGCTCACCGGGCGCCTGCCCTTCTCCGCGGACATCGTCGCGGAGCTGCGCCGCGGCGCCCCGGTGCAGGTGGAGCCTCCCTCCCAGGTGCTGCCCGAGCTGGGCAAGGGGCTGGATGCCTTCTTCGCCCAGGCCCTGGCGGAGGTCCCGGCGCGCCGCTTCCAGTCGGCGCTGGAGCTGTCGGCGGCGTTCTCGTCCCGGGCGGAGGCGCGCCGCCGGGCCGCCAAGGTGCTCGTCATCGACGATGAGCCGAGCATGGAAGTGCTGATGCGCCAGCGCTTCCGCAAGCAGATCCGCGAGGCCCACTACGAGTTCATCTTCGCCGTGGACGGCCTGGATGGGCTGGAGAAGCTGCGCGAGAACCCGGACACCGACGTCGTCCTCTCCGACATCAACATGCCGAAGATGGACGGGCTGACGTTCCTGTCGCGGGTGAGCGAGGTGAACCCGCTCGTCAAGGTGGTCATCGTCTCGGCCTACAGCGACATGGACAACATCCGGGTGGTGATGAACCGCGGGGCCTTCGACTTCCTCGTGAAGCCGATCGACTTCGCGGACCTGGAGGCCACCCTGACCAAGGCGCTGCGGCACGTCACCGAGCTGCGCCAGATGGTGCAGTCGGCGGAAGAGAACCAGCTGTTGCGGCTGTTCGTGCACCACAGCCTGCTGGAGCGGGTGTTGCCCCTGCTGCCGGGCCACAGCATGGCGATGGGCGAGAAGGACCAGGCCACGGTGGCCTTCCTGGACGTGCCGGGCTTCACCGCCCTGGCGCACCAGGAGCGGCCGGAGACGGCCCTCCAGCGCCTGAACGCCATCTTCGAGGTGCTCGTGCCCGAGCTGACGGGCCGCGGGGGCATGGTGGACAAGTTCGTGGGGGACGCGGTGATGGTGGTGTTCCGGGGACAGGACCACTTGCTCCGCGCCCTCGAGGCGTGCCTGTCCGCCCGGCGCCGGCTCCGGGAGATGGCCTTCCGCCATGGCGATCAGTCCGCCTACGCCCAGGGCGTCTGCATGGGCCTGGATTCGGGCGAGGTGCTGTGTGGCAGCGTCGGGGCCCGGCGGCTGGGAAGGTTGGACTACACCGTCATCGGCGAGGCGGCGAACACGGCCGCCCGGCTGGCCTCGCTGGCCAGCAAGGATCAGCTGCTCATCACCGACACGCTCCGGCAGCGGCTGGATGAGAGCTTCGAGTGTTTGCGGATCGAGGGACGGAGCCTGCCCGGCGCTGCCCAGGTGCCGCTGCATGACGTTTTGGGCCGCCAGCGGGAGCGGCTGCCCAATGTGGGCGAGACGTCCACCGTCGAGGTGAAAACCCCGGCGGAAGCCCATGAGTCTGGCGCGCTTGCCGCCCAGGTCGCGAAGGCAGGCTAG
- a CDS encoding B-box zinc finger protein — protein MSVADVPSGPWAARCATHPEEAATGTCARCGTFLCGLCTRTVLGRVYCGPCAERPEVNFLERFRLGLWGRRDAWAWAAGIACALLVPLTAFLLVRGEFAVGAGCALSAGVGGAFFLGLPWARHALLAAPVVLALGSALRGWGYAAVGFGCLFVSALSIVSSTRNQLFFQREVSEKQLLRLWHVRENNPLARTALSVALGGVFLPVMAPLAILLGGWALSRVNPTSYPPVGRKGQALAAIGVGVTALALWGLLLWPRLGGLLDRLMEG, from the coding sequence ATGTCCGTTGCCGATGTCCCGTCCGGCCCGTGGGCCGCCCGCTGTGCCACCCACCCGGAGGAAGCGGCCACGGGCACGTGCGCCCGCTGTGGAACGTTCCTGTGTGGCCTGTGTACACGGACGGTGTTGGGCCGGGTGTACTGCGGGCCCTGCGCCGAGAGGCCAGAGGTCAACTTTCTGGAACGTTTCCGGCTCGGGCTGTGGGGCCGGCGCGACGCCTGGGCCTGGGCCGCGGGCATTGCCTGTGCCCTGCTCGTGCCGCTCACGGCGTTCCTGCTGGTGCGAGGAGAGTTCGCCGTGGGGGCCGGCTGCGCGCTGAGCGCGGGGGTGGGCGGGGCGTTCTTCCTCGGCCTGCCGTGGGCGCGCCACGCCTTGCTCGCCGCCCCGGTGGTGCTGGCCCTGGGGAGCGCGCTGCGGGGCTGGGGGTACGCGGCCGTGGGGTTCGGCTGTCTGTTCGTCTCGGCCCTGTCCATCGTCTCCAGCACGCGCAACCAGCTCTTCTTTCAGCGCGAGGTGTCCGAGAAGCAACTCCTGCGGCTGTGGCATGTGCGCGAGAACAACCCGCTGGCCCGCACGGCGTTGAGCGTGGCCCTGGGGGGGGTGTTCCTGCCCGTGATGGCCCCCCTGGCCATCCTCCTGGGGGGGTGGGCCTTGAGCCGGGTGAACCCCACGTCATACCCTCCCGTGGGACGCAAGGGGCAGGCCCTCGCCGCCATCGGGGTGGGCGTGACAGCCTTGGCACTCTGGGGCTTGCTCCTCTGGCCTCGGCTGGGGGGGCTGCTCGACCGCCTCATGGAGGGGTGA
- a CDS encoding M16 family metallopeptidase translates to MKALVAAATLALGLPVLAQEAKPLESSRKELSIPYEKYTLQNGLEVILSVDRKLPIVAVNVWYHVGAFNEVPGRTGFAHLFEHMMFQGSKHVPDDVHISLLEQLGASDLNGTTSFDRTNYFETVPSNHLETALWLESDRMGFLLDTLSPEKLQTQQEVVKNERRLGTETAPYGIAQEKLWHALFPAPHPYYGSIIGSMKDLEAATLDEVQAFFRQYYAPSNATLAIVGDFDVEKTKALVEKYFGTLRSAPKPPKPQVAPVKLSKEEVIRHEEQVATLPMLSVAWLSPAYLTEGDATADVLGTVLATGKASRLYKRLVLDKQLAQSVTASQQSLGAQSVFSIEVVARPGVSTDTLLKEVDALLAEVRKNGVTAQEIARALTRYDTQFLGGLQSIGGFGGKADTLQNYNHFLGEPDFVQKDLARYQRVTPGLVKRYAQEQLRPDARVVLHAVPPQQAPTAPKENK, encoded by the coding sequence ATGAAAGCCCTCGTTGCCGCAGCCACCCTCGCGCTCGGATTGCCGGTGCTCGCCCAGGAGGCGAAGCCGCTGGAGTCCAGCCGCAAGGAGCTCTCCATCCCCTATGAGAAGTACACGCTCCAGAACGGCCTGGAGGTCATCCTCTCCGTGGACCGCAAGCTGCCCATCGTGGCGGTGAACGTCTGGTACCACGTGGGCGCCTTCAACGAGGTGCCGGGCCGCACCGGCTTCGCCCACCTCTTCGAGCACATGATGTTCCAGGGCTCCAAGCACGTGCCGGATGACGTGCACATCTCCCTGCTCGAGCAGCTGGGCGCCTCGGACCTCAACGGCACCACCAGCTTCGACCGCACCAACTACTTCGAGACGGTGCCCAGCAACCACCTGGAGACCGCGCTCTGGCTGGAGAGCGACCGCATGGGCTTCCTGCTGGACACGCTCAGCCCGGAGAAGCTCCAGACCCAGCAGGAGGTGGTGAAGAACGAGCGCCGCCTGGGCACCGAGACAGCGCCCTATGGCATCGCCCAGGAGAAGCTCTGGCACGCCCTGTTCCCCGCGCCCCATCCTTATTACGGCAGCATCATCGGCTCCATGAAGGACCTGGAGGCGGCCACCCTGGACGAGGTGCAGGCGTTCTTCCGCCAGTACTACGCGCCCTCCAACGCCACGCTGGCCATCGTCGGGGACTTCGACGTGGAGAAGACCAAGGCGCTGGTGGAGAAGTACTTCGGCACCCTGCGCAGCGCCCCCAAGCCGCCGAAGCCCCAGGTGGCCCCGGTGAAGCTCTCCAAGGAAGAGGTCATCCGCCACGAGGAGCAGGTGGCCACGCTGCCCATGCTCTCCGTGGCCTGGCTCAGCCCCGCCTACCTCACCGAGGGCGATGCCACCGCGGACGTGCTCGGCACGGTGCTCGCCACCGGCAAGGCCAGCCGCCTCTACAAGCGGCTGGTGCTCGACAAGCAGCTGGCCCAGAGCGTCACGGCCTCCCAGCAGAGCCTGGGCGCCCAGTCCGTCTTCTCCATCGAGGTGGTGGCCCGGCCCGGCGTCTCCACCGACACGCTCCTGAAGGAGGTGGACGCCCTGCTGGCCGAGGTCCGCAAGAACGGCGTCACCGCGCAGGAAATCGCCCGGGCCCTCACCCGGTATGACACGCAGTTCCTCGGCGGCCTGCAGTCCATCGGCGGCTTCGGTGGCAAGGCGGACACGCTGCAGAACTACAACCACTTCCTGGGCGAGCCGGACTTCGTGCAGAAGGACCTGGCGCGCTACCAGCGCGTCACCCCCGGCCTGGTGAAGCGCTACGCCCAGGAGCAGCTGCGCCCGGATGCCCGCGTCGTGCTGCACGCCGTGCCCCCGCAGCAGGCCCCCACCGCCCCGAAGGAGAACAAGTGA
- a CDS encoding M16 family metallopeptidase, translated as MRRLFVSASLLALASCATPPAAVPTAPPPAAEAPAPQDAEAFRAKMPEAGKAPDLVLPTFERAQLDNGLTVLVATRRQLPLVSVGMAFSAGSAQDPAGAGGVADITYKMLLEGAGGKDTLALDNAFSDLGVSPSVSITPDGAFLGVQVLTRNVQPALALLADVVRKPTFAPKDFERRKQLQLADLVRRLGSPSFLAQQAYLPAVFGEGHPYAHPTGGTPAEVSQLTLPAVQAFYRKHVGPQATALVVAGDLSKEQAVELAKQYFGDWKGQAVQPPAPPAPPVPPREKVLYVSKPGLEQTTVLVGRPGLAAGHPDEDALELATTVFGGFFGSRLNMNLREAKGYTYGAGASSDPRLGVGPLTANSAVRANVTGPAVTEFFRELADLRSRPITSQELESAREGLIRSFPGGFERVSGLGASAAALFYKHLPMDELNRTVERLEKATPAEVQRVAEAYLDPAAMQLILVGDPEIIRTQVGPLNLGTLTPVDVAGAGRPAPGKAGK; from the coding sequence ATGCGCCGCCTCTTCGTCTCGGCCTCCCTGCTGGCGCTGGCCTCGTGCGCCACCCCGCCCGCCGCCGTCCCCACCGCTCCTCCTCCCGCCGCCGAGGCCCCCGCGCCGCAGGATGCCGAGGCCTTCCGCGCGAAGATGCCGGAGGCGGGCAAGGCGCCGGACCTGGTGCTGCCCACCTTCGAGCGGGCCCAGCTCGACAACGGCCTGACCGTGCTGGTGGCCACGCGCCGCCAGCTTCCGCTCGTCTCCGTGGGCATGGCCTTCTCCGCCGGCAGCGCGCAGGACCCCGCGGGCGCGGGCGGCGTGGCCGACATCACCTACAAGATGCTGCTGGAAGGGGCGGGGGGAAAGGACACCCTCGCCCTGGACAACGCCTTCTCGGACCTGGGCGTCTCCCCCTCGGTGAGCATCACCCCGGATGGGGCCTTCCTGGGCGTGCAGGTGCTCACCCGCAACGTGCAGCCGGCGCTCGCGCTGCTGGCGGACGTGGTGCGCAAGCCCACCTTCGCGCCCAAGGACTTCGAGCGGCGCAAGCAGTTGCAGCTGGCGGACCTGGTGAGGCGCCTGGGCTCGCCAAGCTTCCTCGCGCAGCAGGCCTACCTGCCGGCGGTGTTCGGCGAGGGCCACCCCTACGCCCACCCCACGGGCGGCACCCCCGCCGAGGTCTCCCAGCTCACCCTGCCCGCGGTGCAGGCCTTCTACCGGAAGCACGTGGGCCCCCAGGCCACGGCGCTGGTGGTGGCCGGAGACCTCTCCAAGGAGCAGGCGGTGGAGCTGGCGAAGCAGTACTTCGGGGACTGGAAGGGCCAGGCCGTGCAGCCCCCCGCGCCCCCCGCGCCCCCGGTGCCCCCGCGCGAGAAGGTGCTCTACGTGTCCAAGCCCGGCCTGGAGCAGACCACCGTCCTGGTGGGCCGCCCGGGCCTGGCGGCGGGCCACCCGGATGAGGACGCGCTGGAGCTGGCCACCACGGTGTTCGGCGGCTTCTTCGGCAGCCGGTTGAACATGAACCTGCGCGAGGCCAAGGGCTACACCTACGGGGCGGGCGCCAGCTCGGATCCGCGCCTGGGCGTGGGCCCGCTCACCGCCAACTCCGCGGTGCGCGCGAACGTGACGGGCCCGGCGGTGACCGAGTTCTTCCGCGAGTTGGCGGACCTGCGCAGCCGCCCCATCACCTCCCAGGAGCTCGAGTCGGCCCGCGAGGGGCTCATCCGCTCCTTCCCGGGAGGCTTCGAGCGGGTGTCCGGGCTGGGCGCCAGCGCCGCGGCGCTCTTCTACAAGCACCTGCCCATGGACGAGCTCAACCGCACGGTGGAGCGGCTGGAGAAGGCCACCCCCGCCGAGGTGCAACGCGTGGCCGAGGCCTACCTGGATCCCGCCGCGATGCAGCTCATCCTCGTGGGGGACCCGGAGATCATCCGGACGCAGGTGGGGCCGCTCAACCTGGGCACGCTCACCCCGGTGGACGTGGCGGGCGCGGGCCGCCCCGCGCCGGGCAAGGCGGGGAAGTAG
- a CDS encoding alpha/beta fold hydrolase, producing the protein MSARSRCLLLLAVLSATVAPAQERAQEPLGIAMEGYAYPYPVQFLSLTLEGQDVRMAYMDVKPPGKANGRTVLLLHGKNFFGGYWRATIQALTGAGYRVVVPDQVGFGKSSKPALPYSFHTLAAATQGLLNTLGVKETVVLGHSMGGMLATRFARLFPEATTHLVLENPIGLEDYRLYVPWQSTEALYREQLQATEEGIRKYHRTYYVTWKPEYEEYVRVPARQMLSGEYPRLAWVAAATQQMIYEQPVVYEFPLVARPTLLVIGQEDRTVVGKAKVPPELLPKLGQYPELGKKAAAAFPQATLVPLPGVGHIPHFEAPEKFHKALLDFLGK; encoded by the coding sequence ATGTCCGCCCGGAGCCGCTGCCTGCTGTTGCTCGCCGTGCTGAGTGCCACCGTCGCGCCCGCGCAGGAGCGGGCGCAGGAGCCGCTCGGCATCGCGATGGAGGGCTATGCCTACCCGTACCCGGTGCAGTTCCTGTCGCTGACGCTGGAGGGGCAGGATGTCCGCATGGCGTACATGGACGTGAAGCCCCCGGGCAAAGCCAATGGGCGCACGGTGCTGTTGCTGCACGGGAAGAACTTCTTTGGCGGCTACTGGCGCGCCACCATCCAGGCGCTCACGGGCGCGGGCTACCGGGTGGTGGTGCCGGATCAGGTGGGCTTCGGCAAGTCCTCCAAGCCGGCCCTGCCCTACAGCTTCCACACGCTGGCGGCGGCGACCCAGGGGCTGCTGAACACGCTGGGCGTGAAGGAGACGGTGGTGCTGGGCCACTCCATGGGGGGCATGCTCGCCACGCGCTTCGCGCGGCTGTTCCCGGAGGCCACCACCCACCTGGTGCTGGAGAACCCCATCGGCTTGGAGGACTACCGGCTGTACGTGCCCTGGCAGTCCACCGAGGCGCTGTACCGCGAGCAGCTCCAGGCCACCGAGGAGGGCATCCGCAAGTACCACCGCACCTACTATGTGACGTGGAAGCCCGAGTACGAGGAGTACGTGCGCGTGCCCGCCCGGCAGATGCTGAGCGGCGAGTACCCGCGGCTGGCCTGGGTGGCGGCGGCCACCCAGCAGATGATCTACGAGCAGCCCGTGGTGTACGAGTTCCCCCTGGTGGCGCGCCCCACGCTGCTCGTCATCGGCCAGGAGGATCGGACGGTGGTGGGCAAGGCGAAGGTGCCGCCCGAGCTGCTGCCGAAGTTGGGGCAATACCCGGAGCTGGGGAAAAAGGCGGCGGCGGCCTTCCCCCAGGCCACGCTGGTGCCGCTGCCGGGCGTGGGCCACATCCCCCACTTCGAGGCCCCCGAGAAGTTCCACAAGGCCCTGCTCGACTTCCTGGGCAAGTGA
- a CDS encoding patatin-like phospholipase family protein gives MLSALALALLVAAVPEPSAAPPPPRSEHPLAFVLSGGVSLGSYEAGLAWASVRFPQVASARGLSGGRQRVPRLTAVTGASAGSINALLSALIWCESPDTTADASVDSNLLRDLWLPVGLERLLPEDPTVYSDGDAILSTLPLTEALAALERKLLAPDASRRFQPGCRLPVGLTVTRATPETRLIAGLPTLTQKFVLPWVLEVTREGQPRLRRQPLTAGRDAGDDVLRLPELAGVPPEEAQLGWSQGWQALLASGAFPLAFAPRPLCDCAVECPSDQQVEANACQGPGQLLPPMSCASQSSQGAPLQLCRRRYVDGGIFDNAPVGLAIDLTESTYTPALLQPTRYLFVDPDLRRLLPYREPLEHKPTEGSGFTAGVQLLGSLVSTGRNVDLARAVRAGRWNRTTQGLLRETAASLLPFIFIHLQLHALREGTSIESLEPPSAFPDITQHGRFGRLLAECFDEGAQDVPEHWHACAQRFVALSQDVAPSRDDTPPLSSEKVVWLAERVTAQADHLRGPGRMAFAPKGALPPPYIWEQEFIDRLICGTAALYFLADEVDALASSSLSPERLQQTKAALLGVVQIGRRLASATNAAANTLLLHNLERLEADAELSAVATQGRKAVAALEAGVLFSPADLQPLLTALAPRSSGEPAEPGPDAVVRLRHLVNLHPHLQRASSQAEALSRESRELLEHRGGERALLLSSRFSPLASSHLFNFAGFLDRPLREFDYYAGVYDAAQAASMAMCAMPEVAPSPPMRRLGVPNALDLHEPGTQRCLGYALRHVAETLDLSSSPKARYVVGRLARLELAAALDNRTLATELEREPAWAWLEDFAAVTPDPALGAVADALLSRLAPCAEKSQEPLCVKDLSFEAFISALREHGYVAQSPHMQQAMEDVNGWAMRTMRQVLDRSHAIERQETTQSPVVRSAVLLAHSAGQLWLRRAEDVTPTTTYPRFVWDLSTIPTSNASGRSSGLRAAAHLLPYRMSFDVAHGGISLAWMEPALHLSSRVSLMSTVEPLDIQSENDRLSSTVGLRPALRLGDVTVSTGPRISFPWVNGNGVDVGGELRVGGLQDRVGVSVGVRRMFAPREEGPGWFVALSVSDINGLAYWLML, from the coding sequence ATGCTGTCCGCCCTCGCCCTCGCCCTCCTGGTGGCCGCGGTCCCCGAGCCCTCCGCGGCGCCGCCCCCCCCTCGTTCCGAGCACCCCCTGGCGTTCGTCCTCAGCGGCGGGGTGAGCCTCGGCAGCTATGAAGCGGGGCTCGCCTGGGCGTCCGTGCGGTTCCCTCAGGTGGCCAGTGCCCGGGGGCTCTCCGGGGGCAGGCAGCGCGTGCCCCGCCTCACCGCCGTCACCGGGGCCTCCGCGGGCAGCATCAACGCCCTGCTGTCGGCGCTCATCTGGTGCGAGTCTCCGGACACCACCGCGGACGCCTCCGTCGACAGCAACCTGTTGAGGGATCTCTGGCTGCCCGTGGGGCTGGAGCGGCTGCTGCCGGAGGACCCCACCGTCTACTCGGATGGGGATGCGATCCTCTCCACCCTGCCCCTCACCGAGGCGCTCGCCGCGCTCGAGCGCAAGCTCCTGGCGCCGGACGCCTCCCGCCGCTTCCAGCCCGGGTGCCGTCTGCCGGTGGGGCTCACCGTGACGCGCGCCACGCCGGAGACGCGGCTCATCGCCGGGCTGCCCACCCTGACGCAGAAGTTCGTGCTGCCGTGGGTCCTGGAGGTGACGCGCGAGGGGCAGCCCCGCCTGCGCCGGCAGCCCCTCACGGCGGGCCGGGACGCGGGGGATGATGTCCTCCGCCTGCCGGAACTCGCGGGGGTTCCTCCCGAGGAGGCCCAGCTGGGCTGGAGCCAGGGCTGGCAGGCCCTGCTCGCCTCGGGCGCCTTTCCGCTGGCGTTCGCCCCCCGGCCGCTCTGCGACTGCGCGGTGGAGTGTCCCAGCGACCAGCAGGTGGAGGCCAACGCCTGCCAGGGTCCCGGGCAGCTGTTGCCGCCCATGAGCTGCGCGTCCCAGTCCTCCCAGGGCGCTCCCTTGCAGCTGTGCCGCCGGCGCTACGTGGATGGGGGCATCTTCGACAACGCCCCCGTGGGGTTGGCCATCGACCTGACGGAGTCCACGTACACGCCCGCCCTCTTGCAGCCCACGCGCTACCTCTTCGTGGACCCGGACTTGCGCCGCCTCTTGCCCTACCGGGAGCCCCTGGAGCACAAGCCCACGGAGGGCAGTGGCTTCACCGCGGGCGTTCAGCTCCTGGGCAGCTTGGTCTCCACCGGCCGCAACGTGGACTTGGCCCGCGCGGTGCGCGCCGGCCGGTGGAACCGCACCACGCAGGGGTTGCTGCGGGAGACGGCCGCCTCGCTCCTGCCCTTCATCTTCATTCACCTCCAGCTCCATGCGCTGCGCGAGGGCACCTCCATCGAGTCGCTGGAGCCGCCGAGCGCGTTTCCCGACATCACCCAGCATGGGCGGTTCGGCAGGCTCCTGGCCGAGTGTTTCGATGAGGGCGCCCAGGATGTGCCGGAGCACTGGCACGCCTGTGCCCAGCGCTTCGTCGCCCTGTCCCAGGACGTGGCGCCTTCCCGGGATGACACGCCGCCGCTCTCCAGCGAGAAGGTGGTGTGGCTCGCCGAGCGCGTCACCGCCCAGGCCGACCACCTCCGAGGCCCCGGGCGGATGGCGTTCGCCCCCAAGGGGGCGCTTCCCCCTCCTTATATATGGGAGCAGGAGTTCATCGACCGGCTCATCTGTGGAACCGCGGCCCTGTACTTCCTCGCGGACGAGGTGGACGCCCTGGCCAGCAGCTCGCTGTCCCCCGAGCGCCTCCAGCAAACGAAGGCGGCCCTGCTGGGGGTGGTCCAGATTGGCCGCCGGCTCGCCAGCGCCACGAACGCCGCCGCCAACACCCTGCTGCTGCACAACCTCGAACGGCTCGAGGCGGACGCGGAGCTCTCCGCCGTGGCCACCCAGGGGCGGAAGGCGGTGGCGGCGCTGGAGGCGGGCGTGCTCTTCAGCCCCGCGGACCTCCAGCCCCTGCTCACCGCCCTGGCCCCGCGGTCTTCCGGGGAGCCGGCGGAGCCCGGGCCGGACGCCGTGGTCCGCTTGAGGCACCTGGTGAACCTCCACCCCCACCTCCAGCGCGCCAGCTCCCAGGCGGAGGCCCTCTCCCGCGAGTCCCGGGAGCTGCTGGAGCATCGCGGCGGCGAGCGGGCCCTGCTGCTCTCCAGCCGCTTCTCGCCCCTGGCCAGCTCGCACCTGTTCAACTTCGCGGGCTTCCTGGACAGGCCCTTGCGCGAGTTCGACTACTACGCGGGCGTCTACGACGCCGCCCAGGCCGCCAGCATGGCGATGTGTGCCATGCCGGAGGTGGCGCCCAGCCCCCCCATGCGCCGGCTCGGCGTTCCCAATGCCTTGGATCTGCATGAGCCGGGCACGCAGCGCTGCCTGGGGTATGCGCTGCGGCACGTCGCCGAGACGCTGGACCTGTCCTCCTCGCCCAAGGCCCGGTACGTGGTGGGGCGGCTGGCCCGGCTGGAGTTGGCCGCGGCGCTCGACAACCGCACGCTCGCCACGGAGCTCGAGCGCGAGCCGGCGTGGGCGTGGCTGGAGGACTTCGCCGCCGTCACCCCGGATCCGGCGCTGGGGGCGGTGGCGGATGCCCTGCTCTCGCGCCTGGCGCCGTGCGCCGAGAAGTCCCAGGAGCCGCTGTGCGTGAAGGATCTGTCCTTCGAGGCCTTCATCTCCGCGCTGCGCGAGCACGGGTATGTGGCCCAGAGCCCCCACATGCAGCAGGCCATGGAGGATGTGAACGGCTGGGCCATGCGCACGATGCGCCAGGTGCTGGACCGCTCGCACGCCATCGAGCGCCAGGAGACCACACAGAGCCCCGTCGTCCGCAGCGCCGTGCTGCTGGCCCACTCCGCGGGGCAGCTCTGGTTGCGGCGCGCCGAGGACGTCACCCCCACCACCACCTATCCGCGCTTCGTGTGGGATCTCTCCACCATTCCCACCTCGAACGCGAGTGGCCGCAGCAGCGGGCTGCGCGCCGCGGCGCACCTGCTGCCCTACCGGATGTCCTTTGACGTGGCGCACGGAGGCATCTCCCTGGCCTGGATGGAGCCGGCGCTGCACCTGTCTTCCCGGGTGTCGCTCATGTCCACCGTGGAGCCCCTGGACATCCAGTCCGAGAACGATCGGTTGTCGTCCACCGTGGGCCTCCGCCCCGCGCTGCGCCTGGGGGATGTCACCGTGAGCACCGGCCCCCGCATCTCCTTTCCCTGGGTGAATGGAAACGGCGTGGATGTGGGTGGAGAGCTGCGCGTGGGCGGGCTGCAAGACCGCGTGGGCGTGTCCGTGGGCGTCCGCCGGATGTTCGCGCCCCGCGAGGAGGGGCCCGGCTGGTTCGTGGCCCTCTCCGTGAGCGATATCAACGGCCTGGCCTACTGGCTGATGTTATAG